A genomic region of Chitinivorax tropicus contains the following coding sequences:
- a CDS encoding HlyD family type I secretion periplasmic adaptor subunit, producing the protein MSSVLTAIQDLARRYAQVWQAAWQNRHHMAPPARTTHELAFLPAHLELQETPVHPAPRLAMRLIILLLVIVLAWATLGKLDIVAVAPGKVVPNDRVKVVQPLDTGVIKAIHVRDGQTVKAGQILIELDATATGADLTKADEARLTASLTTARVDALMQALAKGGDLVWPAPVNIPTARLQAEQQLARAQLAEFRSKDATLQAELQKRRAELLTTQELVVKLEQTLPISKERAEDYKRLLEQNFVSRHGYLDQEKERIGLEKDLSAQRSRVMELTASIRAQETQLQSFKAEFQRQLLDTRQQAQQQLAQYDEDHTKAWQRQQLTRLTAPVGGTVQQLAIHTVGGVVTAAQPLLVIVPDDTLEIEAMVENRDIGFVNPGQMATVKVETFPYTRYGYLQGRVTSVSSDAINDEKRGLVYLARLKLERDQLWVDSKWIRLSPGMAISAEVKTGRRRVIDYFLSPLTESVNEGFRER; encoded by the coding sequence ATGTCATCCGTACTGACCGCCATTCAAGACTTGGCTCGCCGCTATGCACAGGTCTGGCAAGCAGCCTGGCAAAACCGTCATCACATGGCCCCTCCTGCCCGCACGACGCACGAATTGGCATTTCTGCCAGCCCACCTGGAACTACAGGAAACACCAGTCCACCCAGCACCTCGCTTGGCCATGCGTCTGATCATTCTGCTGCTGGTGATCGTATTGGCCTGGGCCACTCTGGGCAAGCTCGACATCGTGGCCGTAGCGCCAGGCAAGGTCGTGCCCAATGACCGGGTGAAAGTGGTTCAACCACTGGACACTGGCGTCATCAAAGCCATCCATGTTCGGGATGGGCAAACCGTCAAAGCCGGTCAAATCCTGATCGAACTGGATGCCACCGCAACCGGGGCGGATCTGACCAAAGCGGATGAGGCACGTCTGACAGCCAGCCTGACTACCGCCCGTGTCGATGCACTCATGCAAGCGTTGGCGAAAGGAGGCGACCTCGTTTGGCCTGCACCGGTCAACATCCCCACCGCTCGTCTACAAGCCGAACAACAACTGGCCCGAGCCCAACTTGCGGAGTTCCGCAGTAAGGACGCCACACTGCAGGCCGAGCTACAGAAGCGGCGCGCAGAGCTGCTCACCACTCAAGAACTGGTGGTGAAACTGGAGCAGACCCTCCCTATCAGCAAGGAGCGGGCAGAAGATTACAAACGCCTGCTGGAGCAAAACTTTGTCTCTCGGCACGGTTATCTGGACCAGGAAAAAGAGCGCATCGGGCTGGAAAAAGATCTCTCAGCCCAACGCAGCCGGGTCATGGAGCTTACCGCCAGCATCCGTGCGCAGGAAACCCAGCTGCAAAGCTTCAAGGCTGAATTTCAACGACAGCTTCTGGATACCCGCCAGCAGGCCCAGCAACAACTTGCACAATATGATGAAGACCACACCAAGGCTTGGCAACGCCAGCAATTGACCAGACTAACAGCCCCGGTCGGCGGCACGGTACAGCAACTAGCTATTCATACAGTGGGAGGAGTGGTCACCGCTGCGCAGCCGCTGCTGGTGATTGTGCCGGACGACACCCTAGAAATCGAGGCCATGGTCGAGAATCGTGATATCGGCTTCGTCAACCCTGGCCAGATGGCCACTGTCAAGGTTGAAACCTTTCCCTACACCCGTTATGGCTATCTGCAAGGGCGCGTAACCAGCGTTTCTAGCGACGCCATCAACGACGAGAAACGTGGCTTGGTCTACCTCGCACGACTCAAACTTGAACGTGACCAGCTATGGGTTGATTCCAAGTGGATTCGCCTCAGTCCCGGCATGGCCATCAGTGCCGAAGTCAAGACAGGGCGGCGACGTGTGATCGACTATTTCCTGAGCCCATTGACCGAATCCGTCAACGAAGGTTTCCGCGAGCGTTAA
- a CDS encoding type I secretion system permease/ATPase → MQLGDLATAKELDCGLTCLVLLAQFHSTPVDAAQLQHQFSQNGEAFNETQLLLATKSLGLKARVIHTSPQRLVTTPLPALALAEDGRHFIIAKLDGDQVLVQDPTVGRPEIWSKQELTARWSGKLMLITSRASLAGDMARFDFTWFIPAVVKYRKLLLEILGVSLALQLFALVTPMFFQVVMDKVLVHQGYSTLAVISVGLVVVAVFDVLLGGLRNYVFAHTTNRIDVELGARLFRHLLALPLSYFTHRRVGDSVARVRELENIRNFLTGQAMTSILDLAFIVVFLAVMTVYSGWLTLVVVASLPCYLLISMAITPSLRARLDEKFARGADSQAFLVESVSGIETVKALAVEPQFTQRWDKQLAAYVAASFRVVVLGTLGQQSVQLINKLVTVAIMWFGANMVIEGSLTVGQLVAFNMLAGHVAAPIIRLAQLWQEFQQVGISMQRLGDILNTRTEIPQSRQALASIHGQIQFEGVSFRYKADAPEVIRDLNLSIHPGEIIGIVGRSGSGKSTLTKLLQRLYVPERGHVRIDGIDLALADPAWLRRQVGVVLQENLLFNRSIRDNIALTNPGLPLDTVIEAAKLAGAHDFICALPEGYDTVVGEHGTGLSGGQRQRIAIARALVMNPRVLIFDEATSALDYESERVIQDNMQAICQGRTVLIIAHRLSAVRIADRIIAMDRGQIVETGSHADLAQRPQGYYAHLLALQQG, encoded by the coding sequence ATGCAGTTAGGAGATTTAGCAACAGCAAAGGAATTAGATTGCGGCCTGACTTGTCTAGTATTACTGGCCCAATTTCACTCCACACCAGTTGATGCCGCACAATTACAGCATCAATTTTCACAAAATGGCGAAGCTTTCAATGAAACACAATTACTGCTGGCCACCAAATCATTGGGGCTTAAAGCTCGTGTGATTCATACCAGCCCACAGCGCCTAGTCACCACGCCACTCCCAGCGCTGGCGCTGGCAGAGGATGGAAGGCATTTCATCATTGCAAAATTGGATGGGGATCAGGTACTGGTGCAAGACCCCACTGTCGGGCGCCCGGAGATCTGGTCAAAGCAGGAGCTGACAGCACGCTGGTCTGGCAAGTTGATGCTGATTACCTCTCGTGCGTCACTGGCCGGCGACATGGCACGATTTGACTTCACCTGGTTCATTCCTGCTGTTGTCAAATATCGAAAATTGCTGCTTGAAATCTTGGGCGTATCCTTGGCACTGCAATTGTTTGCGTTGGTTACACCTATGTTTTTCCAGGTTGTCATGGATAAGGTGTTGGTTCACCAGGGGTATTCCACCCTGGCGGTGATCAGCGTTGGCTTGGTGGTGGTTGCGGTGTTTGATGTGCTACTAGGAGGGCTACGCAATTATGTCTTTGCCCATACCACCAACCGGATCGATGTCGAACTGGGAGCACGGCTGTTCCGGCATCTACTGGCGCTGCCACTCAGTTACTTCACCCATCGCCGGGTGGGTGATTCGGTGGCCCGCGTGCGAGAGCTGGAAAACATTCGCAATTTCCTGACTGGCCAGGCCATGACTTCGATTCTCGATCTGGCCTTCATTGTTGTGTTCCTCGCAGTCATGACTGTCTACAGCGGCTGGCTGACATTGGTGGTGGTGGCATCACTCCCATGCTATCTACTGATCTCGATGGCCATCACTCCCAGCCTGCGCGCCCGTCTGGATGAAAAATTCGCACGTGGGGCTGACAGCCAGGCATTTCTGGTCGAATCTGTATCTGGTATTGAAACGGTCAAGGCACTGGCTGTCGAGCCACAGTTCACCCAGCGTTGGGATAAACAATTGGCGGCTTATGTTGCAGCCAGCTTCCGGGTAGTGGTGCTGGGAACACTGGGTCAGCAGAGTGTGCAATTGATAAACAAACTGGTGACCGTCGCCATCATGTGGTTTGGCGCCAACATGGTCATCGAAGGCAGCCTGACTGTTGGTCAGCTGGTTGCGTTCAATATGCTTGCCGGCCATGTTGCAGCCCCGATCATCAGGCTGGCACAGCTCTGGCAGGAGTTCCAGCAGGTCGGCATTTCAATGCAACGGCTGGGTGACATTCTCAACACACGTACCGAGATTCCACAAAGCCGTCAGGCTTTGGCGTCGATCCACGGCCAGATCCAATTTGAAGGGGTCAGCTTCCGTTATAAAGCCGACGCCCCGGAAGTCATCCGGGACCTAAACCTATCCATACACCCTGGCGAAATCATTGGCATCGTCGGCAGGTCGGGTTCAGGCAAATCAACGTTGACAAAATTGTTGCAACGACTGTACGTACCAGAGCGCGGCCATGTCCGCATCGATGGGATCGATCTGGCATTGGCAGACCCAGCCTGGTTAAGGCGCCAAGTGGGTGTGGTACTGCAGGAAAACCTACTGTTCAATCGCTCGATCCGCGACAACATCGCACTCACCAATCCGGGGCTACCACTAGATACCGTGATTGAAGCGGCCAAGCTGGCAGGCGCACATGATTTCATCTGCGCGCTGCCCGAGGGGTATGACACTGTCGTCGGCGAGCATGGCACAGGTTTGTCGGGTGGCCAGCGACAGCGCATCGCAATTGCCAGGGCGTTGGTGATGAATCCTCGTGTTCTTATCTTTGATGAAGCCACCTCCGCACTGGATTATGAATCTGAACGGGTCATTCAGGACAATATGCAGGCCATCTGCCAAGGCCGCACCGTCCTGATCATTGCCCACCGGTTATCTGCAGTGCGGATTGCAGATCGCATCATCGCGATGGATCGTGGACAGATCGTTGAAACCGGCTCACATGCTGATCTGGCCCAGCGTCCGCAGGGCTATTACGCCCACTTACTGGCATTGCAACAAGGTTGA
- a CDS encoding DNA polymerase III subunit chi, with amino-acid sequence MTRIDFYTHVTDRAGVVCQLTAKAVAQGKRVMIFTSSPAETDAIDQRLWTFNQLSFIPHCRANHALANETPVIIDHLSDNIPHHEILINLHADWPRFFSRFERLMEIVSQEHEIATAARQRFRYYRDCGYDIQSHNLSHLGN; translated from the coding sequence ATGACGAGAATTGATTTTTACACTCACGTGACGGATCGGGCTGGCGTGGTCTGCCAGCTCACCGCCAAAGCGGTGGCGCAGGGCAAGCGGGTGATGATCTTCACCAGCAGCCCTGCTGAAACCGATGCCATCGATCAGCGATTATGGACTTTCAATCAGCTGAGCTTCATCCCCCATTGCCGTGCCAACCATGCGCTGGCCAATGAAACCCCCGTCATCATCGACCATTTGTCGGATAATATTCCGCATCATGAAATTCTGATCAACCTTCATGCTGACTGGCCGCGCTTTTTCAGCCGCTTTGAGCGCTTGATGGAAATCGTCAGCCAGGAACATGAAATAGCTACCGCTGCTCGGCAGCGCTTTCGCTATTACCGGGACTGCGGTTACGATATCCAATCTCACAACTTGAGCCATCTCGGAAATTAA
- a CDS encoding leucyl aminopeptidase yields MEFSIKSGSPEKQRSACVVVGVFDSRKLTLAADLLDRISDGYISDILRRGDMDGKLGATLLLHNVPHTLCDRVLLVGLGKEREFRDNEYHIAVRSALKTLVETGSPEAVLYLTEVPVRKREIAWRIEHAVQVVFDTLYRFDRLKSKQEEPRRLRKLTLSVSRRSELSLGEEALQKGQAIADGMNLAKDLGNLPSNVCTPTYLAETAKELAGKFGLQCKIMEREDIEKLGMGSFLSVGKASSEPIKLIELQYHGAKKDVKPIVLVGKGITFDSGGISLKPGEGMDEMKYDMCGAATVLGTMQSAAQMKLPLNIYALIPTCENMPAGNASKPGDIVTTMSGQTIEILNTDAEGRLILCDALTYAERYEPDTVIDVATLTGACVIALGHVATGLFSNQDSLARELATAGEDAADRAWHMPLWEEYQDQLKSNFADMANIGGRPGGSITAACFLSRFTKNYDWAHLDIAGTAWKSGKDKGSTGRPVPLLSRFLIGRADQLEGRVPMRGRPKRVHEIEMDEGESDAQHDEN; encoded by the coding sequence GTGGAATTTAGCATAAAAAGCGGTAGCCCGGAGAAGCAGCGCTCCGCTTGTGTGGTCGTCGGGGTTTTTGACTCACGGAAATTGACGCTAGCCGCCGATCTATTGGATCGGATCTCGGATGGGTATATCAGTGACATCCTGCGCCGAGGTGACATGGATGGCAAACTGGGCGCGACATTGTTACTGCACAATGTTCCACATACCCTGTGCGACCGTGTCTTGCTGGTCGGGCTGGGCAAGGAGCGTGAATTCCGTGACAACGAATACCACATTGCTGTCCGCTCCGCATTGAAGACCCTGGTGGAAACCGGCTCGCCGGAAGCTGTGCTGTATCTGACAGAAGTGCCCGTGCGCAAGCGTGAGATTGCCTGGCGGATCGAGCATGCAGTGCAGGTGGTGTTTGATACGCTGTACCGGTTTGATCGCTTGAAGAGCAAACAGGAGGAGCCACGCCGTTTGCGCAAGCTGACCCTGTCAGTCTCCCGCCGCAGCGAGCTGTCGCTCGGTGAAGAAGCACTACAGAAGGGCCAGGCAATTGCCGATGGGATGAACCTCGCGAAAGATCTGGGCAATCTGCCAAGCAATGTCTGCACCCCCACCTATCTGGCCGAGACAGCCAAAGAGCTGGCCGGGAAGTTTGGCTTGCAGTGCAAGATCATGGAGCGTGAAGACATCGAGAAGCTGGGCATGGGCTCCTTCCTGTCTGTTGGCAAAGCCAGCTCTGAGCCGATCAAGTTGATCGAGCTGCAATACCATGGCGCGAAGAAGGATGTGAAGCCCATCGTACTGGTCGGTAAGGGCATCACATTTGACTCGGGTGGCATTTCGCTCAAGCCTGGCGAGGGCATGGATGAAATGAAATATGACATGTGCGGTGCAGCCACCGTACTGGGCACCATGCAGTCTGCCGCGCAGATGAAGCTACCACTGAATATCTACGCACTGATCCCTACCTGCGAGAACATGCCGGCAGGCAACGCCAGCAAACCAGGCGACATCGTGACCACGATGTCTGGCCAGACCATCGAGATTTTGAACACCGATGCCGAAGGCCGCCTGATCCTGTGCGATGCGCTGACCTATGCCGAACGCTACGAACCGGACACCGTCATCGACGTAGCCACCCTGACCGGGGCATGCGTGATTGCGCTGGGCCATGTGGCGACGGGCCTGTTCTCCAATCAAGACAGCCTGGCCCGTGAATTGGCCACCGCAGGGGAAGACGCCGCAGACCGTGCTTGGCACATGCCACTATGGGAAGAATACCAAGACCAGCTGAAGAGCAACTTTGCCGACATGGCCAACATCGGTGGCCGCCCCGGTGGCTCGATCACCGCAGCCTGCTTCCTGTCCCGATTCACCAAGAACTATGACTGGGCGCATCTGGATATCGCCGGCACCGCTTGGAAGTCGGGTAAGGACAAGGGCTCCACTGGTCGCCCCGTCCCCCTGCTCAGCCGCTTCCTGATTGGTCGTGCGGATCAACTGGAAGGGCGCGTTCCAATGCGCGGGCGTCCAAAGCGCGTTCACGAAATCGAGATGGATGAGGGCGAGAGCGACGCCCAACATGACGAGAATTGA
- the lptF gene encoding LPS export ABC transporter permease LptF gives MIFARTYKRELTVLTLAVFLVLLAIICTTLIVRFLGMAASGRLATEAVLITLGFATLRYLPILLSLSMFIAILVALTRAHRDHEVEVWQSSGISVSDWIRPTLGFASPILLLIAILSFSLSPWAVRKSDAYRQKLMSQEETAAIAPGVFKESKQADRVFFIENFSGDNGSATNIFVQSEKNGKIRLVSSNQGYLSKDELGNRILVLTNGRQYEGLPGSNVYRIVEFERYSVLVPPKDESLSASPIQGMRTQELIRDMNNDKHAELAWRLGSPVGALLLVMLAVPLSFVKPRAGRSLNLVLAILIYMVYSNMLSVVQAWIAQGKVHPLIGLWPVHLVLGLLIFILLAARSGRLHQWRMGA, from the coding sequence ATGATATTCGCCCGTACCTATAAGCGAGAGCTGACGGTGCTTACCTTGGCAGTCTTCCTGGTACTGCTGGCCATTATCTGCACGACCTTGATCGTGCGATTCCTGGGTATGGCAGCAAGTGGAAGACTGGCGACCGAGGCAGTGCTGATCACTTTAGGCTTTGCAACACTACGCTATCTGCCGATTTTATTGTCGCTATCCATGTTCATTGCGATTCTGGTGGCCTTGACCCGCGCCCATCGGGATCATGAGGTGGAGGTCTGGCAAAGCTCGGGCATCAGTGTCTCGGACTGGATCAGGCCGACATTGGGTTTCGCCTCACCTATTTTGTTGCTGATTGCGATCTTGAGCTTCAGCTTGTCGCCCTGGGCGGTGAGAAAGAGCGATGCATATCGCCAGAAACTCATGTCTCAAGAAGAGACTGCAGCAATCGCGCCAGGGGTTTTCAAGGAATCCAAGCAAGCAGACCGCGTCTTTTTCATTGAGAATTTCAGTGGTGATAACGGTTCTGCAACGAATATTTTCGTGCAGAGCGAGAAAAACGGCAAAATTCGTTTGGTCAGCTCCAATCAGGGCTATCTGAGCAAAGATGAGTTGGGCAATCGTATTCTGGTGCTGACCAATGGCCGCCAGTACGAGGGGCTGCCCGGTTCGAACGTATACCGGATCGTTGAATTCGAGCGCTACTCTGTACTCGTGCCGCCCAAGGACGAGTCGTTGTCAGCCTCACCGATACAGGGGATGCGAACACAGGAGCTGATCCGTGACATGAATAACGACAAACATGCCGAGCTGGCCTGGCGGCTGGGCTCGCCAGTCGGCGCCTTGTTGCTGGTGATGCTGGCCGTGCCATTGTCGTTTGTAAAACCGCGCGCGGGACGATCGCTGAACCTGGTGCTCGCCATTCTGATCTATATGGTCTACAGCAATATGCTGTCGGTGGTGCAAGCCTGGATTGCCCAGGGCAAGGTGCACCCGTTGATCGGGTTGTGGCCGGTCCATCTGGTGCTTGGGTTGTTGATCTTCATCTTGCTCGCTGCGCGTTCTGGTCGCCTGCACCAGTGGAGGATGGGTGCATGA
- the lptG gene encoding LPS export ABC transporter permease LptG, with protein sequence MNTLSRYLSSEILKGTLLIFAVLLGLFAFFDVINQLDDMGKGNYKLHYVFLFVGLSLPAHVYELFPVAVLIGSLFTLSTLSSNSEYTIIRASGVSTFGVVRYLLPAGLLMALLTFAFGEYIAPPAERAANQLRLQATNSVVAQEFRSGLWVKDDRHFINVRQVLPDNTLRDLRVYTFDDRYNLKSILNAGEGKHQSDGRWRLTGITETQFFGSQQVSVVKRSERAWESVLTPSVLSILLVVPEHMPVEDLWNYIRHLEENKQKSSRYEIALWSKLLYPLVSVCMMLLALPFSQTQRRSSNVGLKLFLGIMLGLVFHFINSLFKHLGLLYDWNPLLSAGFPSLIVVLLGTGMLWYQERR encoded by the coding sequence ATGAACACATTGTCACGCTACCTCTCATCTGAAATCCTGAAAGGCACTTTGCTCATCTTTGCGGTGCTGCTGGGGCTGTTCGCCTTTTTTGACGTCATCAATCAATTGGATGACATGGGCAAAGGAAATTACAAGCTCCATTATGTGTTCCTGTTCGTAGGCTTGAGCCTGCCCGCGCATGTCTATGAGCTGTTTCCGGTGGCGGTGTTGATCGGCTCACTGTTCACGTTGTCCACGCTGTCATCCAATTCTGAATACACCATCATCCGGGCATCTGGTGTATCGACTTTTGGGGTCGTCCGCTATTTGTTGCCTGCCGGGCTTTTGATGGCTTTGCTGACTTTCGCATTCGGTGAGTACATTGCACCGCCGGCAGAGCGTGCTGCCAACCAGTTGCGGCTGCAGGCGACCAACTCGGTGGTCGCGCAGGAGTTCCGTTCCGGATTGTGGGTGAAGGATGATCGCCATTTCATCAATGTACGGCAGGTGTTGCCTGACAATACTCTGCGTGATTTGCGAGTCTATACCTTTGATGATCGATACAACCTGAAATCGATTCTGAATGCCGGAGAGGGGAAGCATCAGAGTGACGGCAGGTGGCGATTGACAGGCATCACTGAAACGCAATTCTTCGGTAGCCAGCAGGTCAGTGTGGTGAAACGCAGTGAACGCGCTTGGGAATCGGTGCTGACCCCGAGCGTGCTATCCATTCTGCTGGTTGTGCCGGAGCACATGCCGGTTGAGGATCTGTGGAACTACATCCGCCATCTTGAGGAAAACAAGCAAAAATCCTCACGCTATGAAATCGCGCTGTGGAGTAAGCTGCTCTACCCACTGGTGTCTGTATGCATGATGTTGCTGGCGTTGCCTTTTTCACAGACCCAGCGGCGTAGCAGTAACGTTGGGCTGAAACTGTTCCTGGGGATTATGCTTGGGCTGGTATTCCACTTTATCAACAGTCTGTTCAAGCATCTAGGGTTGTTGTATGACTGGAACCCGCTGTTGTCTGCGGGTTTCCCATCCTTGATTGTCGTCCTGCTGGGTACGGGGATGCTCTGGTACCAGGAGCGGCGTTGA
- a CDS encoding RDD family protein yields MMLSDDMPLAGTGRRLLCLVYEFVILFALSFVVLLIPMAILPLFGQQANAAAEQHWAWRLLWLMLLGVNAWYLVRSWTRGGQTLAMRAWRMRLVTLSGQPVGHKQAIIRLALGTLGYVTPLVMAIWSHAHPEGKPLLWSSLAFLAIMLGWAMLDKDRQFLHDRLAGTCIVRTPPLKK; encoded by the coding sequence ATGATGCTTTCTGATGACATGCCACTGGCAGGCACCGGACGCCGGTTACTCTGCCTCGTGTACGAGTTCGTAATCCTTTTTGCTTTGTCGTTCGTCGTGTTGCTGATCCCAATGGCGATACTGCCATTGTTTGGTCAGCAGGCGAACGCTGCTGCGGAGCAACATTGGGCTTGGCGACTGCTCTGGCTGATGCTGTTGGGCGTCAATGCCTGGTATCTGGTTCGCAGCTGGACACGCGGCGGTCAGACCCTGGCCATGCGGGCCTGGCGGATGCGATTGGTCACTTTGTCAGGTCAACCGGTTGGTCATAAGCAGGCTATCATTCGTTTGGCGCTTGGCACACTGGGCTATGTGACACCATTGGTCATGGCCATCTGGAGCCATGCTCACCCGGAAGGCAAGCCATTGCTGTGGAGCAGTTTAGCCTTTCTGGCAATCATGCTGGGCTGGGCTATGCTGGACAAAGACCGGCAGTTTTTGCACGACCGACTGGCCGGCACCTGCATCGTCCGCACCCCTCCTCTGAAAAAATAG
- the ilvB gene encoding biosynthetic-type acetolactate synthase large subunit produces the protein MELSGAEIVVRCLQEEGVEYVFGYPGGAVLEIYDAIFKQDAFKHVLVRHEQAAVHAADAYSRSSNKVGVALVTSGPGATNAITGIATAYMDSIPLIVISGQVPTPAIGLDAFQEVDMVGCTRPCVKHNILVKDINDLAAAIKKAFYIATTGRPGPVVIDIPKDVTLKKAEFNYPTSVTMRSYTPITKGHPGQIKKAVNLLLDAKRPLVYIGGGAVLSNASTQVTELVRALGLPCTNTLMGLGAYPGSDRQNLGMLGMHGNYEANLAMQYCDVLIAIGARFDDRVVSVPSHFLSSPKKIIHIDIDPSSIAKRVKVDIPIVGNVRDVLDEMLNLLKQTTERPDPKALDAWWQQINEWRAPNSLFFQNSDEVIKPQFVVQTLYELTGGNAIITSDVGQHQMWAAQYYKFDRPRQWINSGGLGTMGVGLPYAMGAKLANPDADVCCITGEASIQMNIQELSTAKQYHTPVKIISLNNRYLGMVRQWQEFFYGNRYSESYMDALPDFVKLAEAYGHVGMRIEKPADVEGALREALAMKDRLVFMDFLTDQTENVFPMVQNGKGLNQMDLPPHMRNLQQVAATKERDYGNLS, from the coding sequence ATGGAACTTTCAGGCGCAGAGATCGTTGTGCGCTGTCTGCAGGAAGAAGGCGTTGAATACGTTTTCGGTTACCCGGGCGGCGCAGTTCTCGAAATTTACGACGCAATCTTCAAGCAAGATGCATTCAAACATGTGCTGGTTCGGCATGAGCAGGCAGCGGTGCATGCTGCGGACGCCTATTCCCGATCCAGCAATAAAGTCGGGGTGGCGCTGGTCACCAGCGGCCCTGGCGCAACCAATGCTATCACCGGCATTGCCACTGCTTATATGGATTCGATCCCCTTGATCGTGATCTCTGGGCAGGTGCCTACGCCGGCAATCGGTCTGGATGCATTCCAGGAAGTCGATATGGTTGGGTGTACCCGACCGTGCGTGAAGCACAATATTCTGGTCAAGGACATCAACGACCTGGCGGCGGCGATCAAGAAGGCATTCTATATAGCCACCACAGGCCGGCCTGGTCCGGTGGTGATTGATATCCCAAAAGATGTCACCCTCAAAAAGGCTGAATTCAACTACCCAACCAGCGTGACCATGCGTTCCTATACGCCGATCACCAAGGGGCACCCAGGTCAGATCAAGAAAGCAGTCAATCTGCTGCTGGATGCCAAACGCCCATTGGTTTATATCGGTGGTGGCGCGGTGCTGTCGAATGCATCGACCCAGGTTACCGAGCTGGTGCGTGCCCTAGGGTTGCCATGCACCAATACGCTGATGGGATTGGGGGCATATCCGGGGTCTGATCGCCAAAACTTGGGCATGCTGGGTATGCACGGCAACTATGAAGCCAACCTGGCCATGCAGTATTGCGATGTGCTGATTGCGATTGGCGCACGTTTTGATGATCGCGTGGTGTCGGTGCCGAGCCATTTCCTGTCCAGCCCGAAAAAGATCATTCACATCGATATCGACCCTAGCTCGATTGCCAAGCGGGTCAAGGTGGACATCCCCATCGTCGGCAATGTGCGTGATGTATTGGATGAAATGCTCAATCTGCTCAAGCAGACTACCGAGCGTCCTGACCCGAAAGCACTGGATGCTTGGTGGCAGCAGATCAATGAGTGGCGTGCGCCCAACTCGCTGTTCTTCCAGAATTCAGACGAGGTGATTAAGCCGCAGTTCGTGGTGCAGACGTTGTATGAATTGACTGGTGGCAATGCCATCATCACATCCGATGTTGGGCAACACCAGATGTGGGCTGCCCAGTATTACAAATTTGATCGCCCTCGCCAGTGGATCAATTCCGGCGGCCTGGGCACCATGGGCGTTGGCTTGCCTTATGCAATGGGCGCCAAGCTGGCCAACCCGGATGCCGATGTCTGCTGCATCACCGGCGAGGCGTCGATCCAGATGAATATTCAAGAGCTCTCGACAGCCAAGCAATACCATACACCGGTCAAGATCATCAGCTTGAACAACCGTTATCTCGGCATGGTTCGCCAGTGGCAGGAATTCTTCTATGGCAATCGTTACTCCGAGTCATACATGGATGCCTTGCCCGATTTCGTTAAGCTGGCAGAGGCCTATGGACATGTCGGTATGCGGATCGAAAAGCCGGCAGACGTGGAGGGTGCGCTGAGAGAGGCGCTGGCTATGAAAGACCGCTTGGTGTTCATGGATTTCCTCACCGACCAGACCGAAAACGTGTTCCCAATGGTTCAGAATGGCAAAGGCCTGAACCAGATGGATCTGCCGCCGCATATGCGCAATCTGCAGCAGGTGGCAGCAACCAAAGAACGCGATTACGGCAATCTGAGCTGA
- the ilvN gene encoding acetolactate synthase small subunit codes for MRHILSILIENEAGALSRVAGLFSARAYNIESLSVAPTEDPTLSRMTIVTTGSDDVIEQITKQLNKLIEVVKVIDLNESDHIERELMLIKVRATGKDREEMKRMADIFRGRIIDVTEKTYTIELTGTGDKLNAFIEALDRTVILETVRTGASGIGRGERILKI; via the coding sequence ATGCGACACATATTATCCATTTTGATCGAAAACGAAGCCGGTGCGCTCTCGCGCGTGGCCGGTTTGTTCTCGGCGCGCGCTTATAACATTGAGTCATTGAGCGTTGCGCCGACTGAAGACCCCACCCTGTCGCGCATGACCATTGTGACGACCGGCTCTGATGACGTGATCGAGCAGATCACCAAGCAGCTCAACAAGCTGATCGAAGTCGTCAAGGTGATCGACCTGAACGAGTCGGACCACATTGAGCGCGAGCTGATGCTGATCAAAGTACGCGCCACGGGTAAAGACCGCGAAGAAATGAAGCGGATGGCGGATATTTTCCGGGGACGCATCATCGATGTGACGGAAAAGACCTACACCATTGAGCTGACCGGCACCGGCGACAAGCTGAACGCCTTTATCGAAGCGCTGGATCGCACCGTGATACTCGAAACGGTGCGCACGGGTGCCTCTGGTATCGGTCGTGGCGAACGTATTCTGAAGATCTGA